The DNA window TAGACGGCAAACTCACCCCTCAGCTAGTGACTAATGCCATTAGCAAGCTGCCTGCTGAAATAGCGGCCTTGCAACAGCTAACCATGTTAGATCTCAGCGGCAACCCCCTAGGAGACTTGCCAGAGGTGGTTGCTCAACTCACATCACTCAAAGACCTGCGAGCGATCGCCACCAACATCACGACGATTCCCGACTGCATCGCACAGCTCACGAACCTGACAAAACTTGGGCTCGATAGTAATCAAATCACGACGATTCCCGACAGCATCGCACAGCTTAAAAATCTGACAGAACTTTCGCTCGATAGCAATCAAATCACGACGATTCCCGACTGCATCGCACAGCTCACCAATCTGACGACACTTTCGCTCTCTAGCAATCAAATCACGACGATTCCCGACTGCATCGCACAGCTCACGAACCTGACAAAACTTGGGCTCGATCGTAATCAAATCACGACGATTCCCGACAGCATCGCACAGCTCACCAATCTGACGACACTTTCGCTCGATCGTAATCAAATCACGACGATTCCCGACAGCATCGCACAGCTCACGAATCTGACGACACTTTGGCTCCATAGCAATCAAATCACGACGATTCCCGACAGCCTCGCACAGCTCACCAATCTGACGGAACTTTCGCTCTCTGGCAATGAAATCACGACGATTCCCGACAGCCTCGCACAGCTCACCAATCTGACGGAACTTTCGCTCTCTAGCAATGAAATCACGACGATTCCCGACAGCCTCGCCCAGCTCACCGCCTTAGAATGGCTGGATCTAGAGAATAATCACCTTACAGATTGTCCCGAATGCCTAGAAACCCTGCCTCAGCTTGAAGTCCTTGACCTGCGGCGCAATCCTTTACCTATTTCTCCAGAAGTCCTAGGGCCAACCAGCGGAGATCCAGGCTCAGTCGAAGATATCTTTAACTACCTCAAAAAACTCCGCAGTGGCAGCGTCAAACCCCTCAACGAAGCCAAATTGCTGCTGGTGGGTCAGGGTAGCGTCGGCAAAACTTCGTTAGTCAAACAGCTTATGGAGGGTCAATATAACCCTCACGAACCCCAAACCGATGGACTCTCCGTCCGTACTTGGGGTGTCCATGTCAACAGTAAAGACGTACGCCTGAATATATGGGATTTTGGTGGACAGGAGATCTACCACGCCACCCACCAGTTTTTTCTCACCAAGCGCAGCCTCTACCTGCTGGTTTGCAACTGCCGCACCAGCGAAGACGAAAACCGCATTGAATACTGGCTGAAACTCATCCAAAGCTTTGGCGGCGGGTCGCCTGTTCTGATCGTCGGCAACAAAAAAGACGAACAGCCCTTCGACATTAACCGCCAGGCTCTGCGGCAAAAATACCCCAACATCTGCGACATTATCGAAACCTCTTGCCAAACCGGCGAGGGCATCACAGAGCTAACAGCAAAAATTACTGAAGAAGTTGGCAAACTCCAGGATGTCTACAACCTCCTGCCCCTGTCATGGTTTCAGGTCAAAGAACAGCTCGAAGCCCTCGATCGCGACTTTATTAGCTACAGCGAATACATCGGGATCTGCTACCAAAACCAGATTTGCGAAGAACAAAGCCAAAACCAGCTCATTGACCTGCTCCACAACCTGGGACTGGTGCTCAACTTTCGTGACCACGACTTTTTGCAAAACACCAACGTGCTCAATCCCGACTGGGTCACCCAGGGCATCTACGCCTTGCTCAGCGACGAAACCCTCAAAACCCAGGGCAAAGGCATCCTCACCACCGCCGACCTCAACCGGGTGCTGAAGGGCGATCGATATCCCCCCGATCGCCATCGCTACCTCACCGAGCTGATGCAGGAGTTTCAGCTCTGCTTTGAGCTGCCCGACTGCGGCTCTGCCAAATTCCTCATTCCCGGCCTGCTGCCCAAAGATG is part of the Leptolyngbya sp. CCY15150 genome and encodes:
- a CDS encoding COR domain-containing protein, yielding MSQDELLQLIDQAATEGWTELDLTGRGLTELPPEIGKLTQLETLILGKVEKWQYLDGKLTPQLVTNAISKLPAEIAALQQLTMLDLSGNPLGDLPEVVAQLTSLKDLRAIATNITTIPDCIAQLTNLTKLGLDSNQITTIPDSIAQLKNLTELSLDSNQITTIPDCIAQLTNLTTLSLSSNQITTIPDCIAQLTNLTKLGLDRNQITTIPDSIAQLTNLTTLSLDRNQITTIPDSIAQLTNLTTLWLHSNQITTIPDSLAQLTNLTELSLSGNEITTIPDSLAQLTNLTELSLSSNEITTIPDSLAQLTALEWLDLENNHLTDCPECLETLPQLEVLDLRRNPLPISPEVLGPTSGDPGSVEDIFNYLKKLRSGSVKPLNEAKLLLVGQGSVGKTSLVKQLMEGQYNPHEPQTDGLSVRTWGVHVNSKDVRLNIWDFGGQEIYHATHQFFLTKRSLYLLVCNCRTSEDENRIEYWLKLIQSFGGGSPVLIVGNKKDEQPFDINRQALRQKYPNICDIIETSCQTGEGITELTAKITEEVGKLQDVYNLLPLSWFQVKEQLEALDRDFISYSEYIGICYQNQICEEQSQNQLIDLLHNLGLVLNFRDHDFLQNTNVLNPDWVTQGIYALLSDETLKTQGKGILTTADLNRVLKGDRYPPDRHRYLTELMQEFQLCFELPDCGSAKFLIPGLLPKDEPKATSLEGDTLNFEYHYRILPESVLSRFIVLSHEKIYQGIHWRSGVMLAYCEGDEVYNIARIKADPEDKKIFIAINGRETTRRVFLSLIRDTFNKIHHSFADLEVTEWVPVPNYPNHPPLDYQELLGLEAMGEQNYPIGKLRIKVNLRQLLDGYEPIEVRRRYNRGDKDFDQGYASPFTIINNVEVTAMSEGSKFTNHNQGANIGNFVNEANNSPVTATDFTQTSGVTTADVLQMIDRLRQTAAQLPPEVQDNLIIDLKAVEDEVQKPEDQRNMPRIKQRLTALLTAATIGMGSIVGGVSAANTFADEVIELGSKIGIELQLPSSQP